The Hugenholtzia roseola DSM 9546 genomic sequence AATATACTACAAAAATAGCAACAAACAGATGCAAAATGCTATTTTGTCGACGTTTTAATGGCAGCAGCCCCGCAAAGCTAAGAAATTGGATTAATGAGGCTTAGTAGCAGACGAACATTTGGTTTATTTTTTGGTTATTAGGACGCTACGCCCAACAAGAATGCCGTATAGACGTGATTCTCTGCGCCCTAAGAGGTTGAGATTTGCTCCATTGATAATATGTATTTTTTTATAACTTTTATATTTTTTTAATTATGTGTATTTTTATTTTCATGTTATTTTTTTAATATGTTTATATTTACATTTTCTATTTTTTTAGCAACTTTATTTTTATCATATTCTATATAGTAAATAATCCAAGATGAATCTAAGTATGTTTCAAAACAGTAATGCTTATCTTTATAATAAGCATGTGATTTTGTTTTTAAAATCAACTCATTTTCTTTATTAAATTCTTTGTATTTAATTATATAATCACTTTTGTTTTTACTTTTATGTACATGATTATTTTTCCAAAAAAACAAGTAATTCCAAAAAGAATCTGATTGAATAAATTTTTTGTGCCATTTTAGCTTACTTTTTACACGTCCGTCTATAAAATATTCAATTCGTCTGTTCCTTGATACTTCATATAACTTGTTGCCGCTTGAGTCGTGCTTCATCTTCTTCTTGAAAACCCAAAACGGGTATTTGTTAATTTTTACATCTAAAATAGTGTTAACTTCCTCATTATCTAAATCATAGTATCTATAAATACGATGTTTTTTTTTAAACGTGTGCCTCTCCTTTAATTTTCCAGAATAGTAGTATTTAGTCAAATCACCGATTGGCTGACCATTACTAAATTTCCCTTGCATTTTTAATTTCCCGTTCTGATAGTAGGTAGATTCAAATCCGTTACACCTCTTACCACAACATAGATATTCTGTAAATGGAGGATTGCTAAAAAGAGTTACTTCTTGAAGATTATTTAGTATTATTGTATCATTTATTAAACCAAAATTAGTTATTTTTATTTTATGAAAAGGATTTTTATCAGCAGCACCATAATAGTATCCCTCAGATAAGTAATATGTACCTGTATCTTTTAAGGTTGAAAAACCAGTAATAATATCTACACTTGGTTGAATAGAGTTCTGCAATTCAATTGTATCTTTGTATATCCAGTAAAAATAATGTACATCATAGGTATTATTACAAGTATCTTTAACAATTAGTCTATATTTTACTTCTTGTGAATAAATACTATTTATTATCATAAGAAAAACTATATTTAACAGTAATTTATTCATTTTTTTGTGAAAAAATTTCAAAATTTTGAGTTTAGAAAGACCGCGGAAGGCTTTCAGTTTGCAAGCCTTCTCCTATAAAGCAAAAACGCTCCCCTTGCCCTATCAGTAGGGCAAATCTTGGATTTGCAGGGTAAGATACTACAAAAATAGCAAAAAAACGCTACTTTTCAAGCGAAAAAATCGCTTTTTCCGCCGACTATTCTGCACACACAAATCCCCCCTCGCAAGGCTAAAATTCGCTCAATGAATAAGAAATAGCAGCAGAAGACGACTAATAGGAAAATTTGACTTCAAGTTTTTTTACCCAAAGCACTTCTTATCTTCTCAATCTTATCCATCAAAGAAGTAGAAAAATTGAAACAAAAGAAGAAATAGCATCTTTTCAATACTATTTCTTTTGTGTCTGATAACAAGGTTTATACCCTTCTCAAAAAGCGGTTGTCTATTTGAGAATTATCCATCTTGATAATAATTTGACGCTGTTCGGCTTCCAAACTTTGTAGAATCTGCACCAAATCGCGGTTGTGCTGCTCGAAAGCCGTTTTTGCTTTTTGTGCATTTTCGGGATTGTTAGGGTCTTCTATTTGGGTTTGAAGCAGAAGCCTAAGGTTTTGAATTGGCTCTTCCCAGTCTAATTTCAGGCAGCGCAGGGTAGCCTTTATCTTATGATACGCCAAGCGAAGCATCTCTACTTGTGCGCTATCAAAGGCTTCTTGTAGTTCCTGTCGAAAAAGTGCAATTTCTT encodes the following:
- a CDS encoding type II 3-dehydroquinate dehydratase, with product MHIINGANLNLLGRRESRLYGILVGRSVLITKK